A genomic stretch from Coffea arabica cultivar ET-39 chromosome 10c, Coffea Arabica ET-39 HiFi, whole genome shotgun sequence includes:
- the LOC140015996 gene encoding uncharacterized protein has product MALPTYTMSCFKLPKVLCKDISKMIATFWWGDGENVRKMHWTSWNKMSQKSGDKRVGNGKTIDIWQDKWIQGTEDERVKTRRDPRCTLRKVDELIADGVWNQEILNHWFIAEDVQKIKATPLSITGCQDRLYWQYTKAAMFTVKSTYDAAMETRQHQHMERLKGDSGSTSYDQQNSKIWKSVWTLKMKHKLKHFIWRCLHRSLPVNEQIHKRTGKGSLLCRSCGEEVETIEHMLFFCGNAETTWKLAPLQWDGLKELREGEKWRPPTIGTIKINSDAAFSQNMERIGIGVVTRNAEGELMKAWARAELKHSEPQVEEAVAIRMGMQMAWEANWKAVEFQSDCKEVVDMINKEDNQQTRIAIILEDIANMRCLFEQCTFSFVHRIGNGCAHSLAKFAVELTKKVEWEVCFPMWLHERAQNEYRGSNSNVSKSCSIKL; this is encoded by the exons ATGGCACTTCCCACGTATACCATGTCATGTTTCAAGCTTCCAAAAGTGCTGTGTAAGGATATAAGTAAGATGATAGCTACATTCTGGTGGGGAGatggagagaatgtgaggaaaATGCATTGGACTAGCTGGAACAAGATGTCGCAG AAATCTGGTGACAAGAGGGTAGGAAATGGGAAAACAATTGATATTTGGCAGGATAAGTGGATACAAGGGACTGAGGATGAAAGGGTTAAAACTAGAAGAGACCCAAGGTGCACACTAAGGAAAGTAGATGAACTGATAGCAGATGGAGTGTGGAACCAGGAAATACTGAATCACTGGTTTATAGCAGAGGATGTCCAAAAGATCAAGGCTACTCCACTCAGTATAACGGGGTGCCAGGATAGATTGTACTGGCAATACACAAAGGCAGCCATGTTTACTGTGAAATCTACCTATGATGCGGCAATGGAAACAAGGCAGCACCAGCACATGGAAAGACTGAAGGGAGATAGTGGAAGCACGAGCTATGATCAGCAGAActcaaaaatctggaaaagtgTGTGGACCTTAAAGATGAAACACAAACTAAAGCACTTCATCTGGAGGTGCCTACATCGCAGTCTGCCAGTGAATGAACAAATACACAAGAGAACAGGTAAAGGCAGTCTACTGTGTCGCAGTTGTGGGGAAGAGGTGGAAACAATAGAACATATGCTGTTTTTTTGTGGCAATGCTGAAACAACATGGAAACTAGCACCTTTACAATGGGATGGATTGAAGGAGCTGCGAG AGGGGGAAAAGTGGAGGCCACCAACAATAGGCACGATAAAGATAAATTCAGATGCTGCATTCTCACAAAATATGGAGAGAATAGGTATAGGTGTTGTGACCAGAAATGCAGAAGGAGAGCTGATGAAAGCTTGGGCAAGAGCTGAACTCAAACATAGCGAGCCACAGGTGGAGGAAGCAGTAGCAATTAGGATGGGAATGCAAATGGCCTGGGAGGCTAATTGGAAGGCAGTAGAATTCCAGTCGGACTGCAAAGAGGTGGTGGACATGATTAACAAGGAAGATAATCAACAAACCAGGATAGCCATCATCCTTGAGGACATTGCTAATATGAGATGTTTGTTTGAACAATGTACTTTCTCCTTTGTTCATAGAATTGGGAATGGTTGTGCACATAGCTTAGCTAAATTTGCAGTAGAGCTAACGAAAAAGGTTGAATGGGAAGTGTGTTTTCCCATGTGGCTCCATGAGAGAGCACAAAATGAATACAGAGGAAGCAATTCTAATGTATCTAAGTCTTGTAGTATCAAGttatga